A region of Larimichthys crocea isolate SSNF chromosome X, L_crocea_2.0, whole genome shotgun sequence DNA encodes the following proteins:
- the tbc1d1 gene encoding TBC1 domain family member 1 isoform X5 has protein sequence MERENQKLQASESDLQNKRLKLDYEEITPCLKEVTLVWEKMLGTPGRAKVKFDTEAIHAAVAQGVPRQHRGEIWKFLSEQYLLRQTVPSRPPTNHTPYKELLKQLTSQQHAILIDLGRTFPTHPYFQAQLGSGQLSLYNLLKAYSLLDPEVGYCQGLSFIAGVLLLHMGEEDAFNMLKFLMYDMGLRKQYRPDMIILQIQMYQLSRLLHDYHRDLYSHLEQQEIGPSLYATPWFLTAFASHFPLGFVARVFDMLFLQGSEVIFKVALSLLGSHKPLILQHESLESIVDFIKTTLPNLGLVQMEKTINQVCEMDVSKQLQAYEVEYHVLQDELDTPPTLNQQQRAAQLERTNQSLRQQNLDLLEELQVSHARVCSLESRVEALAQSEVRLKEQVSALEGEKQELQSTVTRLQDLLSSLSIHTTTTTTTTEEHALTPSHSERHAAAVKVEVLANRTVDSHPHPLALPEGS, from the exons atggagagggagaacCAGAAACTGCAGG CCTCAGAGAGCGACCTGCAGAACAAACGTCTGAAGCTCGACTACGAGGAAATCACTCCGTGCCTGAAGGAGGTCACTCTGGTCTGGGAGAAGATGCTGGGAACTCCTGGGAGGGCAAAGGTCAAATTTGACACAGAGGCCATACATGCTGCTGTTGCACAAG GGGTCCCAAGGCAGCATCGAGGCGAGATCTGGAAGTTTCTCTCTGAACAGTACCTGCTCAGGCAGACGGTTCCCTCCCGACCTCCCACAAATCACACTCCATACAAAGAGCTGCTGAAACAGCTGACGTCGCAGCAACACGCCATCCTCATAGACCTGG GTCGCACTTTTCCCACTCATCCGTACTTCCAAGCCCAGCTGGGGTCTGGACAGCTGTCTCTGTATAATTTACTGAAAGCCTACTCGCTGCTGGACCCCGAG gTGGGCTACTGTCAAGGCCTGTCCTTCATTGCTGGAGTGCTGCTGTTACACATGGGGGAGGAGGACGCCTTCAACATGCTCAAATTTCTCATGTATGACATGGGGCTCCGCAAACAGTACAGGCCTGACATGATTATCCTGCAG ATTCAGATGTACCAGTTGTCGCGGCTGCTCCACGACTACCACAGGGATCTCTACAGCCACCTCGAGCAGCAGGAGATCGGGCCCAGCTTGTACGCCACGCCGTGGTTCCTCACCGCCTTCGCGTCACACTTTCCCCTCGGCTTCGTGGCCAGAGTCTTCG ATATGCTGTTCCtgcaggggtcagaggtcatcttTAAGGTGGCTTTGAGTCTGCTGGGGAGCCACAAGCCTCTCATCCTGCAGCACGAGAGCCTGGAGTCCATAGTGGACTTCATCAAGACCACGCTGCCCAACCTGGGCCTGGTGCAGATGGAGAAAACTATCAACCAG GTCTGTGAGATGGACGTGTCCAAGCAGCTGCAGGCCTACGAGGTGGAGTACCACGTCCTGCAGGATGAGCTGGACACGCCCCCGACCCTCAACCAGCAGCAGCGAGCCGCACAGCTGGAGAGGACCAATCAGAGCCTCCGACAGCAGAACCTGGACCTGcttgaggagctgcag GTGTCACATGCTCGCGTCTGCAGCCTGGAGAGCCGAGTGGAGGCTCTGGCCCAGTCTGAGGTCCGGCTGAAGGAGCAGGTCTCTGCGCTGGAGGGGGAGaagcaggagctgcagagcaCAGTCACACGCCTCCAGGACCTCCTCTCCAGCCTCAGCatccacaccaccaccaccaccaccaccaccgaaGAACACGCACTCACACCTTCACATTCTGAAAGGCACGCAGCAGCGGTGAAGGTGGAGGTGCTGGCAAACAGGACTGTGGACTCCCATCCCCACCCTCTGGCTCTTCCAGAGGGTTCATAA
- the tbc1d1 gene encoding TBC1 domain family member 1 isoform X3, translating into MADGMKARFQRLNLFNVKHEHKDVPEIISTLRQAGKSSARSDDITIVSTKTSSGGGDRSETSHSSLSVPTTTMAPSLVVSPTAFAKKFEVLFCGRVSVAHKKAPPALIDECIEKFSQLHGSGTGDKGGSRGLGGGLRRVLTMPPNGLGSGAVGNGAAGSPTTGKRPVLFKRDPSFPCLQALDENGLSPEISHTNTTDAHAHSAGVQPTSLQENRTMLFTVGRSQIFLVSPDTKKVAIEKSFKEISFCSQGIRHVDHFGFICRETVEGGSCHFVCYVFQCTDESLVDEIMLTLKQAFSVAALQQNAKTQSQQCDGCPMQQLHRLCERIEGLHPSKTKLELQKHLATLDNQEQASVFENTMRARPKSDQEENELVMASLRSLYEERQRSHQHTLSGDSKQVCEEAASAPVEAQQQQQSSSRQRLEQFKSRAKRSLTESLEGIWKGSSKARAQRDNSVGSDSGSSVCTLNSSQDQPCLDDPLPASPQLRPTSPLRCHNSTGDLKRLDSSLPLSPSSSSLPGDSQPQGFRRRASTFSHPPTPSSAEYSPVHALTLTPQDPTAATKPKLVRHYSVSTDTPHQSKHVPHDPTLPPVPPCSSSSSPLLPHHPSSPSTGARLNKRSPLGGLRARLHSSSSVPNFLKFPFLAPVQENDSPEPKSSDVAALSTPTVAHGVGESPLRSHRHSWRQQIFLRVATPQKSTETSELGDSCLDGGRVCAGQVGVGGSGDSSIRVVPEERTKRSKEELRELWRKAILQQILLQRMERENQKLQASESDLQNKRLKLDYEEITPCLKEVTLVWEKMLGTPGRAKVKFDTEAIHAAVAQGVPRQHRGEIWKFLSEQYLLRQTVPSRPPTNHTPYKELLKQLTSQQHAILIDLGRTFPTHPYFQAQLGSGQLSLYNLLKAYSLLDPEVGYCQGLSFIAGVLLLHMGEEDAFNMLKFLMYDMGLRKQYRPDMIILQIQMYQLSRLLHDYHRDLYSHLEQQEIGPSLYATPWFLTAFASHFPLGFVARVFDMLFLQGSEVIFKVALSLLGSHKPLILQHESLESIVDFIKTTLPNLGLVQMEKTINQVCEMDVSKQLQAYEVEYHVLQDELDTPPTLNQQQRAAQLERTNQSLRQQNLDLLEELQVSHARVCSLESRVEALAQSEVRLKEQVSALEGEKQELQSTVTRLQDLLSSLSIHTTTTTTTTEEHALTPSHSERHAAAVKVEVLANRTVDSHPHPLALPEGS; encoded by the exons GTTCCTGAGATCATCAGTACGTTGAGGCAGGCGGGCAAGAGCTCGGCACGCAGCGATGACATCACCATCGTGTCCACCAAAACTTCCAGTGGAGGCGGCGACCGCTCCGAGACGTctcattcctctctctccgtGCCGACCACCACCATGGCGCCCTCTCTCGTCGTGTCCCCGACGGCGTTTGCCAAAAAGTTTGAGGTGCTGTTCTGTGGACGCGTGAGCGTCGCTCACAAGAAAGCCCCTCCCGCTCTGATCGATGAGTGCATCGAGAAGTTCAGCCAGTTGCACGGCTCGGGGACGGGCGATAAAGGAGGCAGTCGGGGATTGGGGGGTGGGCTGAGGAGGGTATTAACCATGCCACCCAACGGACTAGGGAGTGGCGCTGTTGGTAACGGTGCTGCAGGAAGCCCAACCACGGGGAAGCGTCCGGTCCTGTTTAAAAGAGACCCCAGCTTCCCGTGTCTGCAGGCCCTGGATGAGAACGGACTCTCACCAGAGATCTCTCACACCAACACTACTGACGCACACGCCCACTCAGCTGGTGTGCAGCCCACCAGCCTGCAGGAGAACAGGACCATGCTGTTTACG GTGGGCCGGTCTCAGATCTTCTTGGTCAGTCCAGACACTAAGAAAGTTGCCATAGAGAAGAGTTTCAAAGAAATCTCCTTCTGCTCACAG GGTATTCGTCACGTGGATCACTTTGGCTTCATCTGCAGGGAGACCGTCGAAGGAGGGAGCTGTCACTTTGTTTGCTACGTCTTCCAGTGCACCGATGAATCACTG GTCGATGAGATCATGCTGACTTTGAAGCAGGCGTTCTCTGTGGCAGCCCTGCAGCAGAATGCAAAGACCCAGAGCCAGCAGTGTGACGGCTGCCCCATGCAGCAGCTCCACAGACTGTGTGAGAGGATAGAAG GTCTCCACCCATCTAAAACCAAACTGGAGCTTCAGAAACACTTGGCCACTCTGGACAACCAGGAGCAGGCGTCAGTCTTTGAAAACACTATG AGGGCTCGTCCTAAGAGCGATCAGGAAGAGAACGAGCTGGTGATGGCCTCTCTGAGGAGTCTAtatgaggagagacagaggagccATCAGCACACGCTCTCTGGAGACAGCAAACAG gtgtgtgaggAGGCAGCGTCAGCCCCGGTGgaggcgcagcagcagcagcagagtagCAGTCGGCAGCGGCTTGAGCAGTTCAAGAGCCGAGCCAAGCGCTCTCTCACCGAGTCCCTGGAGGGGATCTGGAAG GGGAGCAGCAAGGCCAGAGCTCAGAGGGACAACAGTGTAGGAAGTGACAGCGGCTCTTCGGTGTGCACGCTCAACAGCAGCCAGGACCAGCCGTGTCTGGATGACCCTCTGCCTGCCTCACCACAGCTGCGACCCACCAGCCCACtcag GTGCCACAACTCAACAGGAGACCTGAAGCGCCTTgactcctctctccctctgtctccctcctcctcgtctttgCCCGGTGACTCTCAGCCTCAGGGCTTCCGCCGAAGAGCCAGCACCTTCAGCCACCCTCCCACCCCTTCCTCAGCGGAGTACTCACCGGTGCACGCACTAACTCTCACGCCACAGGACCCCACTGCAGCTACCAAACCAAAGCTCGTACGACACTACTCCGTCAGCACCGACACTCCACACCAGAGCAA ACATGTTCCACATGACCCCACCcttcctcctgttcctccctgctcttcatcctcctctcctctcctccctcatcaTCCTTCCTCACCTTCTACTGGAGCCCGGCTCAATAAAAGAAG TCCTCTGGGTGGTCTGCGTGCTcgtctccactcctcctcctctgtcccaaATTTTCTGAAATTTCCATTTCTGGCCCCCGTACAAGAGAACGATTCCCCTGAGCCAAagagcag TGATGTAGCAGCTCTGTCCACACCGACTGTCGCACATGGAGTCGGCGAAAGTCCTCTGCGCAGCCACCGCCACTCATGGAGGCAGCAGATCTTCCTACGAGTCGCTACACCTCAGAAGAGCACGGAAACCAGCG AGCTGGGGGATTCCTGCCTAGACGGGGGTCGAGTGTGCGCGGGCCAGGTGGGAGTTGGAGGAAGCGGGGACTCATCCATACGGGTGGTGCCCGAGGAAAGGACGaagaggagcaaagaggagcTGAGGGAGCTGTGGAGGAAGGCCATCCTGCAGCAGATCCTGCtgcagaggatggagagggagaacCAGAAACTGCAGG CCTCAGAGAGCGACCTGCAGAACAAACGTCTGAAGCTCGACTACGAGGAAATCACTCCGTGCCTGAAGGAGGTCACTCTGGTCTGGGAGAAGATGCTGGGAACTCCTGGGAGGGCAAAGGTCAAATTTGACACAGAGGCCATACATGCTGCTGTTGCACAAG GGGTCCCAAGGCAGCATCGAGGCGAGATCTGGAAGTTTCTCTCTGAACAGTACCTGCTCAGGCAGACGGTTCCCTCCCGACCTCCCACAAATCACACTCCATACAAAGAGCTGCTGAAACAGCTGACGTCGCAGCAACACGCCATCCTCATAGACCTGG GTCGCACTTTTCCCACTCATCCGTACTTCCAAGCCCAGCTGGGGTCTGGACAGCTGTCTCTGTATAATTTACTGAAAGCCTACTCGCTGCTGGACCCCGAG gTGGGCTACTGTCAAGGCCTGTCCTTCATTGCTGGAGTGCTGCTGTTACACATGGGGGAGGAGGACGCCTTCAACATGCTCAAATTTCTCATGTATGACATGGGGCTCCGCAAACAGTACAGGCCTGACATGATTATCCTGCAG ATTCAGATGTACCAGTTGTCGCGGCTGCTCCACGACTACCACAGGGATCTCTACAGCCACCTCGAGCAGCAGGAGATCGGGCCCAGCTTGTACGCCACGCCGTGGTTCCTCACCGCCTTCGCGTCACACTTTCCCCTCGGCTTCGTGGCCAGAGTCTTCG ATATGCTGTTCCtgcaggggtcagaggtcatcttTAAGGTGGCTTTGAGTCTGCTGGGGAGCCACAAGCCTCTCATCCTGCAGCACGAGAGCCTGGAGTCCATAGTGGACTTCATCAAGACCACGCTGCCCAACCTGGGCCTGGTGCAGATGGAGAAAACTATCAACCAG GTCTGTGAGATGGACGTGTCCAAGCAGCTGCAGGCCTACGAGGTGGAGTACCACGTCCTGCAGGATGAGCTGGACACGCCCCCGACCCTCAACCAGCAGCAGCGAGCCGCACAGCTGGAGAGGACCAATCAGAGCCTCCGACAGCAGAACCTGGACCTGcttgaggagctgcag GTGTCACATGCTCGCGTCTGCAGCCTGGAGAGCCGAGTGGAGGCTCTGGCCCAGTCTGAGGTCCGGCTGAAGGAGCAGGTCTCTGCGCTGGAGGGGGAGaagcaggagctgcagagcaCAGTCACACGCCTCCAGGACCTCCTCTCCAGCCTCAGCatccacaccaccaccaccaccaccaccaccgaaGAACACGCACTCACACCTTCACATTCTGAAAGGCACGCAGCAGCGGTGAAGGTGGAGGTGCTGGCAAACAGGACTGTGGACTCCCATCCCCACCCTCTGGCTCTTCCAGAGGGTTCATAA
- the tbc1d1 gene encoding TBC1 domain family member 1 isoform X4: MAPSLVVSPTAFAKKFEVLFCGRVSVAHKKAPPALIDECIEKFSQLHGSGTGDKGGSRGLGGGLRRVLTMPPNGLGSGAVGNGAAGSPTTGKRPVLFKRDPSFPCLQALDENGLSPEISHTNTTDAHAHSAGVQPTSLQENRTMLFTVGRSQIFLVSPDTKKVAIEKSFKEISFCSQGIRHVDHFGFICRETVEGGSCHFVCYVFQCTDESLVDEIMLTLKQAFSVAALQQNAKTQSQQCDGCPMQQLHRLCERIEGLHPSKTKLELQKHLATLDNQEQASVFENTMRARPKSDQEENELVMASLRSLYEERQRSHQHTLSGDSKQVCEEAASAPVEAQQQQQSSSRQRLEQFKSRAKRSLTESLEGIWKGSSKARAQRDNSVGSDSGSSVCTLNSSQDQPCLDDPLPASPQLRPTSPLRCHNSTGDLKRLDSSLPLSPSSSSLPGDSQPQGFRRRASTFSHPPTPSSAEYSPVHALTLTPQDPTAATKPKLVRHYSVSTDTPHQSKHVPHDPTLPPVPPCSSSSSPLLPHHPSSPSTGARLNKRSPLGGLRARLHSSSSVPNFLKFPFLAPVQENDSPEPKSSDVAALSTPTVAHGVGESPLRSHRHSWRQQIFLRVATPQKSTETSELGDSCLDGGRVCAGQVGVGGSGDSSIRVVPEERTKRSKEELRELWRKAILQQILLQRMERENQKLQASESDLQNKRLKLDYEEITPCLKEVTLVWEKMLGTPGRAKVKFDTEAIHAAVAQGVPRQHRGEIWKFLSEQYLLRQTVPSRPPTNHTPYKELLKQLTSQQHAILIDLGRTFPTHPYFQAQLGSGQLSLYNLLKAYSLLDPEVGYCQGLSFIAGVLLLHMGEEDAFNMLKFLMYDMGLRKQYRPDMIILQIQMYQLSRLLHDYHRDLYSHLEQQEIGPSLYATPWFLTAFASHFPLGFVARVFDMLFLQGSEVIFKVALSLLGSHKPLILQHESLESIVDFIKTTLPNLGLVQMEKTINQVCEMDVSKQLQAYEVEYHVLQDELDTPPTLNQQQRAAQLERTNQSLRQQNLDLLEELQVSHARVCSLESRVEALAQSEVRLKEQVSALEGEKQELQSTVTRLQDLLSSLSIHTTTTTTTTEEHALTPSHSERHAAAVKVEVLANRTVDSHPHPLALPEGS, translated from the exons ATGGCGCCCTCTCTCGTCGTGTCCCCGACGGCGTTTGCCAAAAAGTTTGAGGTGCTGTTCTGTGGACGCGTGAGCGTCGCTCACAAGAAAGCCCCTCCCGCTCTGATCGATGAGTGCATCGAGAAGTTCAGCCAGTTGCACGGCTCGGGGACGGGCGATAAAGGAGGCAGTCGGGGATTGGGGGGTGGGCTGAGGAGGGTATTAACCATGCCACCCAACGGACTAGGGAGTGGCGCTGTTGGTAACGGTGCTGCAGGAAGCCCAACCACGGGGAAGCGTCCGGTCCTGTTTAAAAGAGACCCCAGCTTCCCGTGTCTGCAGGCCCTGGATGAGAACGGACTCTCACCAGAGATCTCTCACACCAACACTACTGACGCACACGCCCACTCAGCTGGTGTGCAGCCCACCAGCCTGCAGGAGAACAGGACCATGCTGTTTACG GTGGGCCGGTCTCAGATCTTCTTGGTCAGTCCAGACACTAAGAAAGTTGCCATAGAGAAGAGTTTCAAAGAAATCTCCTTCTGCTCACAG GGTATTCGTCACGTGGATCACTTTGGCTTCATCTGCAGGGAGACCGTCGAAGGAGGGAGCTGTCACTTTGTTTGCTACGTCTTCCAGTGCACCGATGAATCACTG GTCGATGAGATCATGCTGACTTTGAAGCAGGCGTTCTCTGTGGCAGCCCTGCAGCAGAATGCAAAGACCCAGAGCCAGCAGTGTGACGGCTGCCCCATGCAGCAGCTCCACAGACTGTGTGAGAGGATAGAAG GTCTCCACCCATCTAAAACCAAACTGGAGCTTCAGAAACACTTGGCCACTCTGGACAACCAGGAGCAGGCGTCAGTCTTTGAAAACACTATG AGGGCTCGTCCTAAGAGCGATCAGGAAGAGAACGAGCTGGTGATGGCCTCTCTGAGGAGTCTAtatgaggagagacagaggagccATCAGCACACGCTCTCTGGAGACAGCAAACAG gtgtgtgaggAGGCAGCGTCAGCCCCGGTGgaggcgcagcagcagcagcagagtagCAGTCGGCAGCGGCTTGAGCAGTTCAAGAGCCGAGCCAAGCGCTCTCTCACCGAGTCCCTGGAGGGGATCTGGAAG GGGAGCAGCAAGGCCAGAGCTCAGAGGGACAACAGTGTAGGAAGTGACAGCGGCTCTTCGGTGTGCACGCTCAACAGCAGCCAGGACCAGCCGTGTCTGGATGACCCTCTGCCTGCCTCACCACAGCTGCGACCCACCAGCCCACtcag GTGCCACAACTCAACAGGAGACCTGAAGCGCCTTgactcctctctccctctgtctccctcctcctcgtctttgCCCGGTGACTCTCAGCCTCAGGGCTTCCGCCGAAGAGCCAGCACCTTCAGCCACCCTCCCACCCCTTCCTCAGCGGAGTACTCACCGGTGCACGCACTAACTCTCACGCCACAGGACCCCACTGCAGCTACCAAACCAAAGCTCGTACGACACTACTCCGTCAGCACCGACACTCCACACCAGAGCAA ACATGTTCCACATGACCCCACCcttcctcctgttcctccctgctcttcatcctcctctcctctcctccctcatcaTCCTTCCTCACCTTCTACTGGAGCCCGGCTCAATAAAAGAAG TCCTCTGGGTGGTCTGCGTGCTcgtctccactcctcctcctctgtcccaaATTTTCTGAAATTTCCATTTCTGGCCCCCGTACAAGAGAACGATTCCCCTGAGCCAAagagcag TGATGTAGCAGCTCTGTCCACACCGACTGTCGCACATGGAGTCGGCGAAAGTCCTCTGCGCAGCCACCGCCACTCATGGAGGCAGCAGATCTTCCTACGAGTCGCTACACCTCAGAAGAGCACGGAAACCAGCG AGCTGGGGGATTCCTGCCTAGACGGGGGTCGAGTGTGCGCGGGCCAGGTGGGAGTTGGAGGAAGCGGGGACTCATCCATACGGGTGGTGCCCGAGGAAAGGACGaagaggagcaaagaggagcTGAGGGAGCTGTGGAGGAAGGCCATCCTGCAGCAGATCCTGCtgcagaggatggagagggagaacCAGAAACTGCAGG CCTCAGAGAGCGACCTGCAGAACAAACGTCTGAAGCTCGACTACGAGGAAATCACTCCGTGCCTGAAGGAGGTCACTCTGGTCTGGGAGAAGATGCTGGGAACTCCTGGGAGGGCAAAGGTCAAATTTGACACAGAGGCCATACATGCTGCTGTTGCACAAG GGGTCCCAAGGCAGCATCGAGGCGAGATCTGGAAGTTTCTCTCTGAACAGTACCTGCTCAGGCAGACGGTTCCCTCCCGACCTCCCACAAATCACACTCCATACAAAGAGCTGCTGAAACAGCTGACGTCGCAGCAACACGCCATCCTCATAGACCTGG GTCGCACTTTTCCCACTCATCCGTACTTCCAAGCCCAGCTGGGGTCTGGACAGCTGTCTCTGTATAATTTACTGAAAGCCTACTCGCTGCTGGACCCCGAG gTGGGCTACTGTCAAGGCCTGTCCTTCATTGCTGGAGTGCTGCTGTTACACATGGGGGAGGAGGACGCCTTCAACATGCTCAAATTTCTCATGTATGACATGGGGCTCCGCAAACAGTACAGGCCTGACATGATTATCCTGCAG ATTCAGATGTACCAGTTGTCGCGGCTGCTCCACGACTACCACAGGGATCTCTACAGCCACCTCGAGCAGCAGGAGATCGGGCCCAGCTTGTACGCCACGCCGTGGTTCCTCACCGCCTTCGCGTCACACTTTCCCCTCGGCTTCGTGGCCAGAGTCTTCG ATATGCTGTTCCtgcaggggtcagaggtcatcttTAAGGTGGCTTTGAGTCTGCTGGGGAGCCACAAGCCTCTCATCCTGCAGCACGAGAGCCTGGAGTCCATAGTGGACTTCATCAAGACCACGCTGCCCAACCTGGGCCTGGTGCAGATGGAGAAAACTATCAACCAG GTCTGTGAGATGGACGTGTCCAAGCAGCTGCAGGCCTACGAGGTGGAGTACCACGTCCTGCAGGATGAGCTGGACACGCCCCCGACCCTCAACCAGCAGCAGCGAGCCGCACAGCTGGAGAGGACCAATCAGAGCCTCCGACAGCAGAACCTGGACCTGcttgaggagctgcag GTGTCACATGCTCGCGTCTGCAGCCTGGAGAGCCGAGTGGAGGCTCTGGCCCAGTCTGAGGTCCGGCTGAAGGAGCAGGTCTCTGCGCTGGAGGGGGAGaagcaggagctgcagagcaCAGTCACACGCCTCCAGGACCTCCTCTCCAGCCTCAGCatccacaccaccaccaccaccaccaccaccgaaGAACACGCACTCACACCTTCACATTCTGAAAGGCACGCAGCAGCGGTGAAGGTGGAGGTGCTGGCAAACAGGACTGTGGACTCCCATCCCCACCCTCTGGCTCTTCCAGAGGGTTCATAA